The following proteins are co-located in the Vidua macroura isolate BioBank_ID:100142 chromosome 1, ASM2450914v1, whole genome shotgun sequence genome:
- the C1QL3 gene encoding complement C1q-like protein 3 codes for MVLLLVILIPVLVSSAGTSAHYEMLGTCRMVCDPYGGTKAPSTAATPDRGLMQSLPTFIQGPKGEAGRPGKAGPRGPPGEPGPPGPVGPPGEKGEPGRQGLPGPPGAPGLNAAGAISAATYSTVPKIAFYAGLKRQHEGYEVLKFDDVVTNLGNHYDPTTGKFTCSIPGIYFFTYHVLMRGGDGTSMWADLCKNNQVRASAIAQDADQNYDYASNSVVLHLEPGDEVYIKLDGGKAHGGNNNKYSTFSGFIIYAD; via the exons atggtgctgctgctggtcaTCCTCATCCCGGTGCTGGTCAGCTCGGCCGGCACCTCGGCGCACTACGAGATGCTGGGCACCTGCCGCATGGTCTGCGACCCCTACGGCGGCACCAAGGCGCCCAGCACGGCGGCCACGCCCGACCGCGGGCTCATGCAGTCCCTGCCCACCTTCATCCAGGGGCCCAAGGGTGAGGCCGGCCGGCCGGGCAAAGCGGGGCCGCGCGGCCCGCCGGGGGAGCCGGGGCCGCCCGGCCCGGTGGGGCCGCCGGGTGAGAAGGGCGAGCCGGGGCGGCAGGGCCTGCCGGGCCCCCCCGGGGCGCCGGGGCTGAACGCGGCGGGGGCCATCAGCGCCGCCACCTACAGCACCGTCCCCAAAATCGCCTTCTACGCCGGCCTCAAGCGGCAGCACGAGGGCTACGAGGTGCTCAAGTTCGACGACGTGGTCACCAACCTCGGCAACCACTACGATCCCACCACCGGCAAGTTCACCTGCTCCATCCCCGGCATCTACTTCTTCACCTACCATGTGCTCATGCGGGGCGGCGACGGCACCAGCATGTGGGCCGACCTCTGCAAGAACAACCAG GTTCGAGCTAGTGCGATTGCTCAGGATGCTGATCAGAACTACGACTATGCCAGTAACAGCGTGGTTCTTCACTTGGAGCCAGGAGATGAAGTTTACATTAAATTAGATGGAGGAAAAGCACATGgaggaaacaacaacaaatacaGCACATTTTCTGGATTTATTATTTATGCTGACTGA